A genomic stretch from Glaciecola nitratireducens FR1064 includes:
- a CDS encoding symmetrical bis(5'-nucleosyl)-tetraphosphatase, with protein MKNYVVGDIQGCYKGLRKLLQAAGFNAKKDKLWAVGDLIARGPESLETLKFLNDLGSDHFDTVLGNHDLHLIAMAHGISDPKPVDKLAPLMKHKSFSELIDWLSTKKLALKPAKRHFISHAGLYPMWSTKKALALSDEVSEALSGSKQLKFLKNMYGNTPNVWNDSLEGNERLRFVVNALTRMRFLSDNALEFKTKCHPNVAPEELTPWYLSPNPKLKKNKIILFGHWASLMGETNNENIIALDTGFVWGKRMSLYCIESKQLFSQQA; from the coding sequence ATGAAGAATTACGTAGTCGGCGATATTCAAGGTTGCTATAAAGGATTGCGCAAACTTCTGCAGGCGGCAGGGTTTAATGCAAAAAAAGATAAGCTATGGGCTGTTGGTGATCTCATAGCTCGCGGGCCCGAGTCTTTAGAGACTCTTAAATTTTTAAACGATTTGGGTTCCGATCATTTTGATACCGTGCTCGGCAATCATGATTTACATCTTATTGCCATGGCTCACGGCATCAGCGACCCCAAACCCGTCGATAAACTTGCCCCATTAATGAAACACAAATCATTCAGTGAACTCATAGACTGGCTGAGTACTAAGAAGCTAGCTTTAAAACCGGCTAAGCGGCATTTTATCTCTCATGCCGGCCTGTATCCAATGTGGTCTACAAAAAAAGCGCTAGCGCTGTCAGATGAAGTAAGTGAAGCATTAAGCGGTAGCAAACAACTCAAATTTTTGAAGAATATGTATGGCAATACACCAAACGTTTGGAACGACAGTTTAGAAGGCAATGAGCGCCTTAGGTTTGTCGTAAACGCCTTAACACGAATGCGCTTTTTAAGCGACAACGCGCTTGAATTCAAAACTAAATGCCACCCAAATGTCGCGCCCGAAGAACTCACACCCTGGTATCTTTCTCCCAATCCAAAATTGAAGAAAAATAAAATCATTTTATTTGGACATTGGGCATCATTAATGGGCGAAACTAACAACGAAAATATCATCGCGCTAGATACTGGATTCGTCTGGGGCAAGAGAATGTCGCTCTATTGCATTGAATCGAAGCAGTTATTTTCACAACAGGCATAA